The stretch of DNA taaaaacatcatagtatagtaaggcataaaacgtcataaaaatgtcacagaatggtaaggcataaaacgttataaaaacatcatagtataataaggcataaaacgtcataaaaacatcatagtataatatggcatgaaacgtcataaaaacgtcatagtataataaggcataaaacgtcataaaaacatcatagtataataaggcataaaacgtcataaaaacatcatagtatagtaaggcataaaatgccctaaaaaacgtcatagaatgataaggcataaaatgccatagtatagtaaggcataaaacgtcacaaaaacatcatagtataatatagcataaaataccataaaaacgtcatagatttggtaaggcataaaacatcataaaaacatcatagtataacatggcataaaatgtcataaaaatgtcacagaatggtaaggcatgaaatgttatcaaaacatcatagtatagtaaggcataaaacgtcataaaaacatcatagtataatatggcgtAAAATgccataacaacatcatagtatagcaaggcataaaatgtcataaaaacatcatagtataatatggcataaaatgccataaaaacgtcatagaatggtaaggcataagacattataaaaacgtcatagtatagtaaggcataaaacgtcataaaaacatcatagtataatatggcataaaacatcataaaaacatcatagtataatatggcataaaatgccataaaaacatcatagaatggtaaggcattaaacgtcataaaaatgtcacggaatggtaaggcattaaatgtaataaaaacatcatagtatgttaaggcataaaacgttataaaaacgtcatagtataatatggcataaaatgccataaaaacatcatagaatggtaaggcattaaacgtcataaaaatgtcacggaatggtaaggcattaaatgtaataaaaacatcatagtatgttaaggcataaaacgttataaaaacgtcatagtatagtaaggcataaaacgtcataaaaacatcatagtataatatggcataaaatgccataaaaacgtcatagaatggtaaggcataaaacgttataaaaacgtcatagtatactaaggcataaaacatcataaaaacatcatagtataatatggcataaaacatcataaaaacatcatagtataatatggcataaaatgccataaaaacgtcataaaatgataaggcatgaaatgtcataaaaacgtcatagtatactaaggcataaaacgtcataaaaacatcatagtataatatggcataaaacatcataaaaacatcatagtatagtaaggcataaaatgtcataaaaacgtcatagtatagtaaggcataaaacatcataaaaacatcatagtataatatggcataaaatgccataaaaacatcatagaatggtaaggcatgaaatgtcataaaaacgtcatagtatactaaggcataaaacatcataaaaacatcatagtataatatggcataaaaacatcataaaaacatcatagtataatatggcataaaatgccataaaaacgtcataaaatgataaggcatgaaatgtcataaaaacgtcatagtatactaaggcataaaacgtcataaaaacatcatagtatagtaaggcataaaatgtcataaaaacgtcatagtatagtaaggcataaaacatcataaaaacatcatagtataatatggcataaaatgccataaaaacgtcataaaatgataaggcatgaaatgtcataaaaacgtcatagtatactaaggcataaaacgtcataaaaacatcatagaatggtaaggcattaaacgtcgtaaaaatgtcacagaatggTAAGgtatgaaatgtaataaaaaaatagtagtatagtaaggcataaaacctcataaaaacgtcatagtatagtaaggcataaaacctcataaaaacttcacagaatggtaaggcataaaatgtcaaattatagtaaagcatgatacatcataaaaacgtcatagtatactaaggcataaaacgtcataaaaacatcatcgtataatatggcataaaacatcataaaaactctatagtataatatggcataaaatgccataaaaacgtcataaaatgataaggcatgaaatgtcataaaaacgtcatagtatactaaggcataaaacgtcataaaaacatcatagtataatattgcataaaacatcataaaaacatcatagtataatatggcacaaaatgtcataaaaacctcatagtatactaaggcataaaacgtcataaaaacatcatagtatagtaaggcataaaacatcataaaaacatcatagattCTAAGTAACTAGAgaccaaacttttattttcactgcacATATATCACACACCCTTGAATATAGAAACGACTCATTGAAATCgattgaaaaatataaatgttatagagctttttatccagaaaaactgcagctcttcCGTGTACTCGCGCTTGTTTGCAGGGCAGTCTTGGATCAATATGGCGGCGATGTTGGCATACGATCCAGCGACCATTGCGTCTTCTACGTGTATGTGCTTATGGTTACCACTACACCTGCTAAACATGAGCACCATTTTTATTAtgagcttgttagcatgctgacattagcatttagctgtaACCACCAAAGTGGTGGAATATATGATGCTGTATTTAAAGATGATAAGTGACAATATATAGAGGAAATTCTGGAGATGCAAGATTTTTTTGCAGTTAGGGCAAAACATGGGTATTACGTTATCATAATCAGAAATTGCAGATTCCCTTGGATGTTCAAATTAATATGTTGTGTGGCTGCAACACATGGTGGTTCATTTGATCCTGTTCTCCACTATATGTCCTAGTACAGCACAGATTTAGTTGTATATTACTGTAACTGACACTGTCTGTGTAAGGaacaaaatgtatgtatgaCTGTGCAAATGATAACAGACTGGTACAGTAGGACAGTATTATATGTAGTTGACAAAATAAAGGCACTTTGACAGACTGGATGCCCCAAAGATCATGTTTTGGAATTAGGACAGTATCATCATGTAAGCAGATACAGTGTAAGTGCTATGCCTGCATTAACTCCGTGGTATACTAAACTGCCTCTTTAACATTGTCAGGCCTTACTGGAAGATCCTACTGCTGTCCAGCCTTATGAAACGATGAAGTCAAGAACAATGTGACCTTTAAGTCCCTCCTAACCATGTACCCCACCCCACTAAAAGCTCCTTACCCAACTTGCATGTCCTCATTTGTGCTTCTTTCTGAAAAGAGACAGTTAAGGGTTTTGTTTACTCACCAAACCCTTCAGGCTTAGGCCTACCCCAGTCCTCAAGCTTCTGCTGTTGCTGCCAGTTAACTGGTAAGATGAGTCTTTTGTTGACTTACCTAAAATTTAACAAGTCACAAACACCACACCCACGCTAACACTGTCTGCAGGGCTGCCTCTCAAAACCTGGGATAGAAAATCTTCTTTATTCTACTGAAAGTTCTGTACACATCAGGACACTGAGCTTCACACACagcaccatacacacacatagacacactgTGTATCTCAGCAGGGCAGGGGACAGGAGCGGAGGGCAGATAGTGGACTTGGAACTACAGAAACTTTGAGACCCATCCTGGTGAGTGTCTGTGTTGATTTGTAAAACTTTTTAAAGATATATGAAACTATATTATTGGTACTGTATTAGTGAGTTTCATCGGGGGAAGAAGATTGGTAGATTTTTAATGTGCTACGGTGACTAATAGTAACTTATGGTGGTACCATATGGTGGTAACACTGATGTAGTTAGTGGGTTTGTTTTGTACCTTAAAGAACACAACTATGAAAATACTAGTCTCAACTTTTACCAGCCATATGTTCATTTTAGGTTACAGTCTATTCTTCTTCTAATTGTACTAATTGTGTTTCCAGTGTATCAGGGAGACCACTCTCTGAACTCCTGCCCTCCATCATAAGTCCACCATGGGCCAGACCATCAGCAAACCCACTTCTAACCCCTCACAGAGCTCaaaattcttcttctctttgagaCGCACCCCAACCAGCCAACCGACCGTCGATCGGAACATATCCCCTCGACAAAGCATCTTCTCCACGCTGAGGAGGCCCCCGGTTGTCAAGCCCAACGATTTCATACCTCTATTCAACGACTGCATCTCTGCCGCCTCGTCTAGAACCCAGGAGTACCTCCTATTCAAGGACCCGGAGGACAAGTTCCACCCGAGCCCTGAGGTGCTGACTCAGGTATGTACATTGATCAATTATATGCTTTGATCATTAACCATCTGGAGGTATCAAACTGTTTCATAGTTGTCTGTTATCTTCCCACAGGTCTTCCTGATGACCTACATCTCCCAGAGTGTCTGCCTCAACATGACGGACACCTTCAACTGCACAGCCATGACGCCCGAGCAGCGCATCCTTCTTGGGGCTGACTGGGTCTGGGCCGTGCTGGAGAAGCCCACCAAGAACCCTCGGATCCAGATCGCGGTGCAGGTCCTACACCTGCCGGAGAGAGAGGACGCTGAGGAGAATGGCGTCCCCTCAGAGGCCTGCAGTGAGTCCGTACAGATGGCCCAGAGGGAGTCCAGCAACAGGACTGTGTACGAAAGGTTAGTGGACTTCTGCACCTCCATCGGCAAGGATTGCTACGCCCTCTTTTTGTTCTTTGGGAAGAAAAACGACAAGGAGAACATCTATGGAGTCCTCAGCAACAATTTCGAGGCAGCCATTGGGAAGTGCAACAAGATTGACAGACCATTTATTGAGAACTTCTTCAAAGGTTCGAGGTATCTCCATACACCTTCGGGAATGATGCAGGCTATTGTCACCAAGAGAGAGGGGGATCCTCTCACTCTCATGATTAAATTTAGCTGACCCAAAGAGACTCTGTATAATTTTGATGACCAATAACATGATACAAGACCACAGTAATACAATTTATGTTAAATAAGTGTGGAAGTTTTTGATGTGTCCCTTGATAAACGATGTCCCGTCTTATTAAAATGTTGAGTTTTATAAAGTGAGAGgcctttgaaaagaaaatgatgggTTATTTTAAACCTATACCAGTTGTTGATATTGCAATGATTGCCGTCATTagtgttattagttacacctgtgcttttcctgctcgGACAggttaaaatatgaaaaagtcCTATTAGATGTGATTTACAGCAAGACTTcctcaaagacaaaaagaactgAACACACCATTTTGATGTAAACTCAAATGAGCAAACATTATGAGAATAGATGTCCAACCTACCAGTAAAATTAACACTAAAAAAGCCTGAATTGTGGGATTTCCTCCATTTCACAACCCAGAAAAAGTGAACTAGGGCAGCCCCCTTCAAACCACCTAGGAAAAGGGGAATATTTCCTTTAAAGtcccaaaacagacaaaaataaccATGAAATGACTTTACACACTTGCAATCATCCATGTTTTTGTCACCAGCTACCTGCTGTGTGTGGACAATATGTAAATCTGAGTTGAATCGAGGCTTGCTTTACAGTGATGTTTTGCATAAGCAGCTTGAGCTAAATGATTTTGCATGAACTATTCTGCTGGTTGGAAGAGCGCTCGATTAGTCCATAAGTACTTTTACCTGGAACAACTGCTCTCGAGGGGATTTTCTTATGTTCTTTAAATTTGCATCACATATTGCCGCGGCTTAAAATGATGGCTGAGTGAACTGTTTCCGTGAAGAGTGAGTGCGTGTGGTATATTTAATTTTAGGTGCAGTCACTgtgaaacatgtttaaaaaaaaaaaaaaagcgactgatgtgtcatttcattcagaCTCACACAATGGCACGGAAAATACATTCTCAAATAGAGATTTATGACAGAGAGGGTTAGAAAACATCTTTTGTCTCTTTAATGTCTTTTGTCtataatattgttttaatgtttttgtttgctgtaatATTGTTTGACTGTTGTTACCATAGTAAACCAATGGAAAAAAGCACactattaaaaatattttctgccaacatttataaaaatgaaacaaataagtgcattgttgttgtgttttatatagtttttacttttttataaaacattttgtgtgaCAATGTCAAAGACCTGTCCAAGAGAATTTAAGGGAAATTTGTTCTCCTGAATGCTGAAGTCCTGATCAGCTCTATCAGATCTACAGTTAGACTCAAAGCTTCTAAGAAGGCTGTAAAATGCACATGGCATCAGCAGTAGTTAGCTTTAGGCTAACTAAAAGAACAAAGTGTGTCACGATTCAAATTCAGCTGAAAGCTGTAGAAATGATGCCAGGGTGGAGGCCATGATTTATGATTCATGGTTTTTTATATGATTATTAAATACATTCTTGTGGGGACACGGTAAGAGAAAATATCTTACCACAATGTACAGTAGTGTATAAGATTTATTTACCATAGGTTAATACTGTAAACAAATATCCAATGAAAAGGCACGTTTACAAAACAGTAATCATATCCCCACTTCCTCACATGACTAAAAGGAGCTTTACAAAAGgtacaaaacaacaatataacacacaatattaaaaaataaagagagagactATAATTTTGTTCctgcagcttcatattgaaAAATGGCTCAGGATGAGactttttattgtaaatctGCCCTACAGCTTCCTTTATTATCCAAAATAAAGGCAACAACTATAATTATAAATTGTGAATTGACTTTTTCTTGTGTTCTCATCAGGAACATTCAgttattttcactctttatttGTCAGGAATGATTCAGAGAAAAAAGACTAACGACAGATTCCATCATAGTTCATCTTTCGTGTTGGCTTCTTCTTTGTGGCTTTTCCGCCCACACGTGCACGCAGCAGTGTGGTCGTCTGGCTGAGGCACCAGCTCCATGTCTGCATGTTGTGCAGGCTGTCCTGTCTGTCGCTCCGAGTACATGTGCAGCACTCTGTAGTAGTAACAGTACAGTCTGCTGGGCTGCAGGAGCTCTCTGGCCGCTGCCTGACCCACTCTGGCCATCTCTTGGGCTTCGGCGTCGTTCTCTTTGGCCCATTTGATTTTCTCCAAAAGGTCTGACAGGTTTCTCTTCACAGGAATGTAATGAGTTCCCGCTTCTAAATAGCTGTAGAAATGTTCATAATACTGCGAGTCCTGTTTCAGAACCAGACTGCTCCCGAGCATCAGGTAAGGAAAACGATACGCTGCCACTGTTCCATCCACGTTCACCTGGTACTTGTactaaaagagaggaaaaagtaaaataaatttttaatataaagttCTGAAAATGTGTATTGTGTTTATCATAATGAGGCTATTTGTGACTGTAAAGGAGAAACCACATCAAAAATATACAAGACATTTTTCCTCACCTTAAAGAAGTCAAAGAATCCAACAAGTGGTGTTTTGCCTAcgtgtttctctctgtccctgaaGAAGAACCATCCTGTGATGCCGGCGTCCAGCAGCTCCGGGTTTTGCTTGGACAGAGAGACCAGCTGAAGACGTTCCTCTCGACTGTCCCGGCCACGGAAAAACGCCTGTGATGTTTTGTTAACCCACGGAGGCCCTGGAAGAAGGTTAAAAAATGTGAGGCACAAAGAGCTGTAAGTGACAGAACGGGACAAGTACTTAGATATGTAAAGGGGAATATCAAACAAACACTATTGTGCTTAGTACTCAAAGGAGTGTAGATGAATGTAGATTTAAAGGTCCAAAACTATCTGTaagaaaataacattatttCACTCTAGATCAATAAAATAACATCCATGTGCTGTCCTACGAGTTGCATATTATTTGTCAGGGTTCAGCTTGTACTATGAGGACATGTTGAGCCTGGGGAAAGGGTGTCTAGATATCGAGACTCATTATTCAAATTTAtcaactgtcatttttttcctcacacatGACTGATTATAAGGCTGAACAAGATGACTGTAAATACGGCATATACATTTTAGGAATCCATGGTAATACAGGTCAGAAAGTGGCCACTTCTAATCTTTTTCCAGCTTCAAAAATAAACTAGTTTTTGGTTTAAGTTTAGCTTCTTTACAAAAGCACGATCATAaaagacaaaggagaaaaagagaagatcAAACAAATGTTACTATAGCAGGTAGATTGTGGCAGTGATGGATGACTTTTGATTTTGTGGGATtgaaaattactttaaattCACAAACTTTTCACACAAATTAGGCCACTAAAAACCTCACAATGTAGCAGATCACTGTATCGACCACATGGCGACGAGCTGCATATGAAAGATTCTCACCATGATCCTTTATTATTGTTCAGTGTTAACACAAGAGTTCACAGAACTGGAGTCTGCGGTGTAAATGTATGAACTTTACCCCCATAAACTGGCACGTCTTACACAGACAGATATAAAATCCACTGACCTAATTGTATATCACTGCTACAGTGGGTCACACAGTGtcttaagagagagagagagagcgtgtgtgtgtgtgtgtgtgtgtgtgtgtgttacctgtgtttcCCTGAACAGACAGCAGGTCATTGGTGACACCCCTCATGGCCTCCAGGGTGGAGTGTGTGACCTCGTAAGTGGGAAGGACAATGTCACGGGTGTCTGTGGAGCCGCACCAAGACAAGACAGGAACAGCATCCGACCTCCTCGTCTCCATCGGCCAGTCGCCAACATTGATGAAGAACTCCACATCAGGCACCCTCACCttcaacagaaaatgatgagTCCCAGGAGACTGAAATCAGCAATCCCACAATGCCATGTGCAGTCTCTCAGCagtaatattattatcacacaACTTTACCTTCCTTGTTAGAGAGAGCAGCATTTCATCAGAGAACATCTTGAAGTCTGTGTATTTGCCCAGAGTGCGGCGGTACAGCTGGTTGTCGATGATGGCGTAGTGAATGAGACCTCCTCTGTTAGAAAATCTCGGAGgcacttcctgtctgatgtACTGCAGGTCAACGCTGGGGAAGGATTTAAAGTCCGCCAGAATCTGAGGCTCTTCAGCGGGACACTGCATCACACTACGCCAGGCGGAGGCATCGGGCTCAGGACAGTCACAGTATTCATGATAGACCGGACCTGAGCATGAAGAATATCAGTCACAGGACAAAACATGGTGACATTTGTTCCATTTATTCTCAGAACTAACTGAGCATTTTGGAGATAAATATATGAAACGGAAGCTGGTGTCAAACTCTTGCAATGAGACTTGTGTCCAAATGTAATGTTGACCACAAAAATATATGGTGTTATTTATGAAACAGTAGTGGTGTAGCATTTCTGAGGCAGGATGTTGCACAATTCCTCCACATGTTTCAaagcatgttgtgtgtttattgaaGACAGGT from Seriola aureovittata isolate HTS-2021-v1 ecotype China chromosome 10, ASM2101889v1, whole genome shotgun sequence encodes:
- the LOC130175917 gene encoding rab15 effector protein-like isoform X12; this translates as MGQTISKPTSNPSQSSKFFFSLRRTPTSQPTVDRNISPRQSIFSTLRRPPVVKPNDFIPLFNDCISAASSRTQEYLLFKDPEDKFHPSPEVLTQVFLMTYISQSVCLNMTDTFNCTAMTPEQRILLGADWVWAVLEKPTKNPRIQIAVQVLHLPEREDAEENGVPSEACSESVQMAQRESSNRTVYERLVDFCTSIGKDCYALFLFFGKKNDKENIYGVLSNNFEAAIGKCNKIDRPFIENFFKGSRYLHTPSGMMQAIVTKREGDPLTLMIKFS
- the poglut3 gene encoding protein O-glucosyltransferase 3, with protein sequence MVCERSADLVKPYESGLFCRVVIFIVFISINFGVCECEGISPEKCLIWGLGLNPDRVLPVRYFYIQAVNSKGENLTLSPGKDTFKVKISSLDKKEHIRIHVPPPLDREDGSFLVRYRLYGTALNGLKIDVLHNDAPVAMSPYIMQGPVYHEYCDCPEPDASAWRSVMQCPAEEPQILADFKSFPSVDLQYIRQEVPPRFSNRGGLIHYAIIDNQLYRRTLGKYTDFKMFSDEMLLSLTRKVRVPDVEFFINVGDWPMETRRSDAVPVLSWCGSTDTRDIVLPTYEVTHSTLEAMRGVTNDLLSVQGNTGPPWVNKTSQAFFRGRDSREERLQLVSLSKQNPELLDAGITGWFFFRDREKHVGKTPLVGFFDFFKYKYQVNVDGTVAAYRFPYLMLGSSLVLKQDSQYYEHFYSYLEAGTHYIPVKRNLSDLLEKIKWAKENDAEAQEMARVGQAAARELLQPSRLYCYYYRVLHMYSERQTGQPAQHADMELVPQPDDHTAACTCGRKSHKEEANTKDEL